One part of the Zymomonas mobilis subsp. pomaceae ATCC 29192 genome encodes these proteins:
- a CDS encoding NAD-dependent malic enzyme codes for MSLKNNTPLSVKDRSITLLHNPLLNKGTAFSQEERNIFQLNALLPHTVETIEQQSKRCYQQYKEQKTDIERYLFLRALQDENETLFFHLAAAHITEMMPILYTPTVGSACQNYSHLYRADRGLFIAYPDRDKMDDLLTQTTQKNIKIIVVTDGERILGLGDLGIGGMGIPIGKLALYTACGGIDPATVLPVVLDVGTNNKELLNDPLYMGWHHERITGDAYYDFVDQFVQSVMRQWPEVFLHFEDFTQKNALPLLSKYRDQYCCFNDDIQGTAAVALGTLYSACKVRNTHIKDQHIVFLGAGSAGCGIAEQIVAAMKAEGLEDRTARGQIYMVDRNGLVTDDMEDLPDFQKKLAQPHDKLGNWKKSEKGFSLLEVINHSKATILIGVSGQKGLFTEEVIKTLGAHCDTPLVMPLSNPTSHVEAVPEDILKWTEGKALVATGSPFKPVDINGTIIPIAQCNNAYIFPGIGLGVLAAKATRVTDSMMMAAAHALADCSPAADNGKGAILPSFDDIESVSLKIAMAVAKTAIQDKVAPDESDAALLERIKDYYWRPEYLPYKAD; via the coding sequence ATGTCATTAAAAAATAATACGCCGTTATCGGTTAAAGATAGAAGTATAACGCTTCTTCATAATCCCCTTTTAAATAAGGGAACGGCTTTCTCCCAAGAAGAAAGAAATATCTTTCAATTAAATGCTTTGCTTCCGCATACTGTTGAAACCATAGAACAGCAGAGCAAGCGCTGTTACCAGCAATATAAAGAACAAAAAACTGACATAGAGCGTTATCTTTTTTTACGCGCTTTACAGGATGAAAACGAGACGTTGTTTTTTCATCTTGCTGCTGCTCATATTACTGAAATGATGCCCATTCTTTATACGCCAACAGTGGGCAGCGCCTGTCAAAATTATTCTCATCTTTACCGTGCAGATCGGGGCTTATTTATAGCTTATCCTGATCGTGATAAAATGGACGATCTTCTAACGCAAACTACCCAAAAAAATATAAAGATTATTGTCGTTACGGATGGCGAACGGATTCTTGGGTTAGGCGATCTAGGGATCGGAGGAATGGGTATCCCTATCGGAAAGCTGGCGCTTTACACAGCTTGTGGCGGTATTGATCCTGCTACCGTATTGCCGGTCGTATTAGATGTGGGCACTAATAATAAAGAACTCTTAAATGATCCGCTTTATATGGGGTGGCATCATGAACGTATAACAGGTGATGCCTATTATGATTTTGTAGATCAGTTTGTTCAATCTGTTATGCGGCAATGGCCAGAAGTTTTTCTACATTTTGAAGATTTCACGCAAAAAAATGCACTTCCATTGCTTAGTAAATATCGAGATCAATATTGCTGTTTTAACGATGATATTCAAGGAACGGCAGCAGTCGCTTTAGGCACACTTTATTCAGCCTGCAAAGTGCGTAATACCCATATCAAAGATCAGCATATTGTTTTTCTGGGCGCGGGCTCTGCTGGCTGTGGTATCGCCGAGCAAATTGTGGCCGCTATGAAGGCGGAAGGGTTAGAGGATAGAACCGCTCGTGGCCAGATTTATATGGTCGATCGGAACGGTCTTGTAACCGATGATATGGAAGACCTTCCTGATTTCCAGAAAAAATTAGCACAGCCGCATGACAAGCTAGGTAACTGGAAAAAATCTGAAAAAGGTTTTTCTCTGTTAGAGGTTATTAATCACAGTAAGGCCACTATCCTTATAGGGGTTTCTGGACAAAAAGGTCTTTTTACAGAAGAGGTTATTAAGACTCTCGGGGCACATTGCGATACGCCTTTGGTTATGCCTTTATCCAATCCGACTTCTCATGTCGAAGCCGTCCCAGAAGATATTCTTAAATGGACAGAGGGAAAGGCGTTAGTCGCAACCGGCAGTCCTTTTAAGCCGGTAGATATAAATGGTACCATCATTCCCATTGCTCAGTGCAACAACGCGTATATTTTTCCAGGTATCGGTCTTGGTGTATTAGCGGCAAAAGCTACCCGCGTTACCGATAGCATGATGATGGCGGCTGCCCATGCCTTAGCTGATTGCTCTCCTGCGGCTGACAATGGGAAGGGCGCTATTTTACCTTCTTTTGATGACATCGAATCCGTTAGCCTTAAAATTGCTATGGCTGTTGCGAAAACTGCAATTCAAGACAAGGTTGCTCCAGATGAAAGCGACGCTGCCCTTTTAGAACGAATTAAAGATTATTATTGGCGGCCAGAATACCTGCCTTATAAAGCTGACTGA
- the groL gene encoding chaperonin GroEL (60 kDa chaperone family; promotes refolding of misfolded polypeptides especially under stressful conditions; forms two stacked rings of heptamers to form a barrel-shaped 14mer; ends can be capped by GroES; misfolded proteins enter the barrel where they are refolded when GroES binds): protein MAAKDVKFSRDARERIMRGVDILADAVKVTLGPKGRNVVLDKAFGAPRITKDGVSVAKEIELKDKFENMGAQMLREVASKTNDLAGDGTTTATVLAQAIVREGMKSVAAGMNPMDLKRGIDLAASKIVESLRARSKPVADSNEVAQVGIISANGDEEVGRKIAEAMEKVGKEGVITVEEAKGLDFELDVVEGMQFDRGYLSPYFITNPEKMVTELADPYILIYEKKLSNLQSILPILEAVVQSGRPLLIIAEDIEGEALATLVVNKLRGGLKVAAVKAPGFGDRRKAMLEDIAILTKGELISEDLGIKLENVTLNMLGSAKRVSITKENTTIVDGAGDQSAIKDRVEAIRAQIEATSSDYDREKLQERVAKLAGGVAVIKVGGATEIEVKERKDRVDDALHATRAAVQEGIVPGGGTALLYSTKALDGLNGINDDQQRGIDIVRRALQAPVRQIAQNAGFDGAVVAGKLIDGNNDKIGFNAQTETYEDLAAAGVIDPTKVVRTALQDAASVAGLLITTEAAVGDLPEDKSAAPAMPGGMGGMGGMGGMGGMDF from the coding sequence ATGGCTGCAAAAGATGTCAAATTTTCACGTGATGCACGTGAACGTATTATGCGCGGTGTCGATATCCTTGCTGATGCAGTTAAGGTAACGCTTGGCCCAAAGGGTCGTAATGTCGTTCTCGATAAAGCCTTTGGTGCACCCCGTATTACCAAAGATGGTGTTTCGGTCGCAAAAGAAATCGAACTGAAAGATAAGTTCGAAAATATGGGCGCCCAGATGCTACGCGAAGTCGCTTCTAAAACGAATGACCTTGCTGGTGACGGTACAACCACAGCAACGGTTCTAGCTCAGGCCATTGTCCGCGAAGGCATGAAATCTGTCGCAGCTGGTATGAATCCTATGGATTTGAAGCGCGGTATTGATCTCGCAGCGTCTAAAATTGTTGAAAGTCTCCGCGCTCGTTCCAAGCCGGTTGCTGATTCTAATGAAGTTGCTCAGGTTGGTATTATTTCAGCCAATGGTGACGAAGAAGTCGGCCGTAAAATCGCTGAAGCGATGGAAAAGGTCGGTAAAGAAGGCGTCATCACCGTTGAAGAAGCCAAGGGTCTCGATTTTGAATTGGATGTCGTTGAAGGCATGCAGTTCGATCGTGGATACCTATCCCCTTATTTCATCACCAATCCAGAAAAAATGGTGACGGAACTCGCTGATCCTTACATCCTGATCTACGAGAAGAAGCTTTCTAATCTTCAGTCTATCCTGCCGATTTTAGAAGCCGTCGTTCAGTCTGGTCGTCCGCTTTTGATCATTGCTGAAGACATCGAAGGTGAAGCTTTGGCAACCCTCGTTGTTAACAAATTACGCGGTGGTCTGAAGGTCGCAGCGGTTAAGGCTCCGGGCTTTGGTGATCGTCGTAAAGCCATGCTGGAAGATATTGCCATCCTGACCAAGGGTGAGCTGATTTCTGAAGATTTGGGTATCAAGCTTGAAAATGTCACGCTGAATATGCTGGGTTCTGCCAAGCGCGTGTCCATTACCAAAGAAAATACCACTATCGTTGATGGCGCTGGTGATCAGTCTGCTATTAAAGATCGTGTCGAAGCGATCCGTGCCCAGATCGAAGCCACCTCTTCCGATTATGATCGTGAAAAACTTCAAGAACGTGTTGCTAAACTTGCTGGCGGTGTGGCCGTCATTAAAGTGGGTGGTGCAACTGAAATTGAAGTTAAAGAACGTAAAGACCGTGTTGATGATGCTTTACATGCAACGCGTGCCGCCGTTCAGGAAGGTATTGTTCCCGGTGGTGGAACGGCTCTTCTTTACTCGACCAAAGCGCTTGATGGCTTGAACGGCATTAATGACGATCAGCAACGCGGTATTGATATCGTTCGTCGCGCTTTGCAAGCACCGGTTCGTCAGATTGCACAGAATGCAGGGTTTGATGGTGCCGTTGTTGCCGGTAAGCTTATTGATGGCAACAATGACAAAATCGGTTTCAATGCTCAGACTGAAACCTATGAAGATCTGGCTGCTGCTGGCGTGATCGATCCTACCAAGGTCGTCCGTACGGCTCTTCAGGATGCAGCTTCTGTAGCCGGTCTTCTTATCACCACTGAAGCCGCAGTGGGTGATTTACCAGAAGATAAATCCGCAGCCCCAGCCATGCCAGGCGGTATGGGTGGCATGGGCGGTATGGGTGGCATGGGCGGTATGGACTTCTAA
- the groES gene encoding co-chaperone GroES: MNFRPLHDRVLVRRVKAEEKTAGGIIIPDTAQEKPQEGEVIAAGTGTHSEEGKLLPLDVKPGDRILFGKWSGTEVRVDGEDLLIMKESDILGIVS; this comes from the coding sequence ATGAATTTTCGTCCGCTACATGATCGTGTTTTAGTCCGTCGCGTTAAGGCAGAAGAAAAAACAGCTGGTGGTATTATCATTCCAGATACCGCACAGGAAAAGCCACAAGAAGGCGAAGTCATTGCGGCTGGAACCGGTACGCACAGTGAAGAAGGCAAATTGCTTCCGCTGGATGTTAAACCCGGTGATCGCATTCTTTTTGGCAAATGGTCAGGCACAGAAGTCCGTGTCGATGGTGAAGACCTTTTGATCATGAAAGAAAGCGATATTCTTGGTATCGTTAGCTAA
- the sppA gene encoding signal peptide peptidase SppA — protein sequence MVGIKDVLVLMLLLLFFGALFIGLSLSSKNAGLSNNLSGTASGDGGALLVDMSGTLVEKSDGASLLDMVQSSDDQGDILLRDIVYGLEQASKNAKIKAVVLDLSNFSGGGRAALANVSAALDKVRASGKPVLAFAGFYNDARYRLAAHSSEIWLPALGEVALLGPGGNQLYYKNLLDKLGIETKIYRVGRFKSFVEPFTRTDQSPDAKAANQSLVDSLWQTTLQDITHARPKAHITEWANNPTSFLKPNHSYAELAQSAGLIDHVGNAIEFGNHVADLVGKDKLPGSFKAISLSSFVDANPPSSAGSSIGIVTVAGEIVDNATRSGQVSGATISSLILKALAKGDLKALVVRVDSPGGSVSAAEQMRSAILTAKTRGLPVVISMGSVAASGGYWISTPGDIIFADPSTVTGSIGVFSLIPTFQHTLTKIGLSADGVKTTPLSGQPDVFHGTAPAFDQLMQFGVDTVYDRFTKIVAASRHLSLERVHEIAEGRVWSGVDAKRIGLIDRYGSLQDAVLEAAKRAHLDPARTHMQFIDEEPSFVEMLFRNVFQHKSSDAQMMAQNPDMDALSHLAGNTEDKIALAITGLRSISKASTMQARCLECSIEAKPTLEDRKIANNLITKAALLP from the coding sequence ATGGTTGGCATCAAAGACGTTCTAGTCTTGATGTTGCTGCTTCTATTCTTCGGGGCTCTTTTTATCGGGCTAAGTTTATCCAGCAAGAATGCAGGCTTATCAAATAATCTAAGCGGTACAGCCTCGGGGGATGGGGGCGCCTTGTTAGTCGATATGTCTGGCACACTTGTCGAAAAATCGGATGGCGCAAGCCTTCTTGATATGGTTCAAAGCAGCGATGATCAAGGCGACATCCTTTTGAGAGATATTGTCTATGGTTTAGAACAAGCTTCAAAAAATGCTAAAATAAAAGCGGTTGTGCTTGATCTTTCCAATTTTTCAGGGGGAGGACGGGCTGCTTTAGCAAATGTTAGCGCGGCCCTTGATAAAGTAAGGGCTTCTGGAAAACCTGTTTTAGCCTTTGCTGGTTTCTATAACGATGCCCGTTATCGATTGGCCGCTCATAGCAGTGAAATCTGGCTTCCTGCCTTAGGAGAAGTCGCTCTATTAGGGCCGGGTGGTAATCAGCTTTATTATAAAAATCTGCTGGATAAATTAGGGATTGAAACTAAAATTTATCGTGTAGGACGTTTTAAATCCTTTGTTGAACCTTTTACCCGCACAGATCAGTCCCCTGATGCCAAGGCCGCTAATCAATCTTTAGTTGATTCTCTGTGGCAGACGACACTTCAAGATATTACGCATGCACGCCCTAAAGCCCACATAACGGAATGGGCTAATAATCCGACCAGCTTTTTAAAACCCAATCACAGCTATGCGGAGTTGGCGCAATCAGCGGGTCTTATTGATCATGTCGGTAATGCGATTGAATTTGGTAATCATGTCGCTGACCTTGTTGGAAAGGATAAATTGCCGGGTAGCTTTAAAGCGATTTCCCTTTCTTCCTTTGTTGATGCCAATCCCCCTTCTTCGGCGGGAAGTTCTATAGGTATAGTAACGGTTGCTGGCGAGATTGTAGATAATGCTACCCGTTCAGGTCAAGTCAGCGGTGCCACTATTTCCTCTCTTATTTTGAAAGCCTTGGCTAAGGGTGATTTAAAAGCCCTTGTTGTACGGGTAGATTCTCCCGGGGGATCTGTCTCTGCCGCAGAGCAGATGCGTTCGGCTATTCTTACGGCTAAGACAAGAGGGCTTCCTGTTGTTATCTCTATGGGGTCAGTGGCTGCTTCTGGAGGTTATTGGATATCAACACCAGGTGATATAATTTTCGCTGATCCTTCAACTGTCACAGGGTCAATCGGCGTTTTTTCGCTTATTCCGACTTTCCAACATACTCTTACTAAAATTGGTCTTTCTGCGGATGGTGTAAAAACCACACCTCTATCTGGTCAGCCAGATGTCTTTCACGGCACGGCGCCCGCCTTCGATCAGCTTATGCAATTTGGTGTAGATACGGTTTATGACCGCTTTACAAAAATTGTTGCCGCTTCTCGTCATCTTTCTTTAGAGCGGGTTCACGAAATTGCTGAAGGCCGCGTATGGTCAGGCGTGGACGCTAAACGTATTGGTCTTATTGATCGTTACGGTTCCCTGCAAGATGCGGTTTTAGAAGCCGCCAAACGGGCCCATCTGGATCCGGCACGCACCCATATGCAATTTATTGATGAAGAGCCTTCTTTTGTCGAAATGCTATTCCGCAATGTTTTTCAACATAAATCTTCAGATGCACAGATGATGGCTCAAAATCCTGATATGGATGCACTTAGCCATCTAGCTGGTAACACTGAAGATAAGATTGCCTTGGCTATTACGGGTTTAAGAAGTATTTCTAAGGCTTCTACAATGCAGGCGCGTTGTCTTGAATGTAGTATAGAGGCTAAACCGACATTAGAAGATCGCAAAATAGCTAATAATTTGATTACGAAGGCAGCTTTATTGCCTTAA
- the ubiU gene encoding ubiquinone anaerobic biosynthesis protein UbiU — translation MSAPSLLFRSPVSSASSSPFGAMSAERQDLFFSLALTALPRPMINPLCQIVIARLERRVPGLKQRLQPLDGKKLFVQPEELDVGFLLSFRNGHPELNALAVGSPVKVDAKLAASLDTFFDLLHGKSDGDALFFSRDLKVDGDMAVVVALRNAMDGLGEDLLSDIFSPPAPFNHLLNRVSSVANRCVDRVVAPFLQKTARLESDIGSMRAEIDQLRRHQYQKAQPPFSKVEVVSSVEKNNRTSPKVDQKPIELLAPAGTPAALRSAIDAGANAVYLGFRDETNARNYPGLNFSRDDLKEGLAYAHERGRRVHVAINTYAAAGNMQPWYKAIDTAAELGVDALIMADIGLLSYASKRYPDLSRHLSVQAGASTPAAIQFYYEMFGINRMVLPRMFTLDEIAILKEKVPIEIETFIFGSLSPMSEGRCALSAYATGRSPNLCGVCSPAEHVRYENREGVLVSQLGDFVINRFEEGEAAGYPTLCKGRYIPEGGDACYLFEKPECLNAAEYIASLRAAGVTSFKIEGRQRSRFYTTEVVSCFRALLDAEAAGEAIETLPDVLERLHKLAEGGEETRGAYRKGWR, via the coding sequence ATGAGTGCCCCCTCTTTGCTTTTTCGATCCCCGGTATCTTCCGCGTCTTCTTCACCCTTTGGGGCTATGTCAGCTGAACGTCAGGATTTATTTTTCTCTTTGGCTTTGACAGCATTACCCCGTCCTATGATTAATCCTTTATGCCAGATCGTTATTGCAAGGCTGGAAAGGCGTGTCCCGGGGCTCAAACAACGTCTTCAGCCTCTCGATGGTAAAAAACTTTTCGTTCAACCGGAAGAACTAGACGTTGGATTTCTCCTTAGTTTCAGAAATGGACATCCAGAATTAAATGCATTGGCAGTGGGTTCTCCTGTAAAAGTAGATGCCAAATTAGCGGCTTCTCTTGATACCTTTTTTGATCTGCTTCACGGAAAAAGTGATGGGGACGCTTTGTTCTTTTCTCGTGATTTAAAAGTTGACGGTGATATGGCGGTTGTCGTTGCGCTTCGAAACGCGATGGATGGTCTTGGGGAAGACTTGCTAAGTGATATTTTTTCGCCTCCTGCACCCTTCAATCATCTACTTAATCGGGTAAGTAGTGTTGCTAATCGTTGTGTAGATCGTGTCGTAGCGCCATTCCTGCAAAAAACAGCAAGGCTTGAGTCCGATATTGGCTCTATGCGAGCAGAAATCGACCAATTACGACGGCATCAATATCAGAAAGCTCAGCCCCCCTTCTCCAAGGTAGAGGTTGTGTCCTCTGTAGAAAAAAATAACCGTACTTCACCTAAAGTTGACCAAAAACCTATAGAATTATTAGCACCAGCAGGCACACCCGCTGCACTTCGTTCGGCCATTGATGCCGGTGCTAATGCTGTTTATCTTGGATTTCGTGATGAAACGAATGCTCGGAATTATCCGGGGCTCAATTTTTCCCGTGATGATCTGAAAGAAGGTCTCGCCTATGCGCATGAGCGGGGGCGACGGGTACATGTTGCCATCAATACATATGCGGCAGCGGGTAATATGCAACCTTGGTATAAAGCTATTGATACTGCTGCTGAATTAGGCGTTGATGCTCTTATTATGGCGGATATCGGTTTATTATCCTATGCTAGTAAGCGGTATCCTGACCTTTCGCGCCATTTATCTGTACAGGCAGGTGCTTCTACGCCGGCGGCTATTCAATTTTATTATGAAATGTTTGGTATTAACCGGATGGTTTTACCACGGATGTTCACTTTAGATGAAATCGCGATTCTGAAAGAAAAAGTGCCTATTGAAATTGAAACCTTCATATTTGGTAGCTTGTCACCGATGTCTGAAGGTCGTTGTGCTCTTTCTGCTTATGCAACAGGTCGTTCTCCTAATCTTTGTGGAGTTTGTTCTCCTGCCGAGCATGTCCGCTATGAGAATCGCGAAGGTGTATTGGTGTCTCAGTTAGGTGATTTTGTGATCAACCGGTTTGAAGAAGGGGAGGCCGCTGGCTATCCTACACTTTGCAAAGGGCGCTATATTCCCGAAGGTGGAGACGCCTGTTACCTCTTTGAGAAACCAGAATGTCTTAATGCTGCAGAGTATATTGCTAGTTTGCGTGCCGCCGGCGTGACCTCATTTAAAATTGAAGGTCGGCAGCGTAGCCGTTTTTATACGACAGAAGTAGTTTCCTGTTTTCGAGCCTTATTGGATGCAGAAGCTGCTGGTGAAGCTATCGAAACTTTGCCAGATGTCTTAGAAAGATTGCATAAGTTAGCAGAGGGCGGAGAGGAAACTCGGGGTGCCTATCGGAAAGGATGGCGATGA
- the ubiV gene encoding ubiquinone anaerobic biosynthesis protein UbiV — protein sequence MNTPINDRLTLGPVMFSWAARSLRDFYFRIADEADIDTVYLGEVICSKRFPFLKRHLPEIIERLQQGGKKLVFSSLALVGTVEEVSEMEDMVRTAKGTIEANDVSLVRLLQGKDHHLGPFVNVYNEGALDFLIRLGAKKICLNPELPASVIKELAARSSVPLEVIAFGRFPISISARCFDARAKGRSKDDCRFACLNHVDGLTIQTLDKQPFLTVNGMQTLTYGCGNLLHAMPDLQQAGIHDFRLSPQSGDMVATASLFRQRLKGEIDGDTASALLAELHPEMPGFSNGFLYSKPGHQFITDGPVLNPMPL from the coding sequence ATGAACACACCTATAAATGATCGTTTAACATTAGGGCCAGTGATGTTCTCATGGGCGGCTCGCTCTTTACGTGATTTTTATTTCCGTATCGCAGATGAAGCTGACATCGATACTGTTTATTTAGGTGAAGTAATCTGTTCTAAACGTTTTCCTTTTTTAAAACGTCATCTACCTGAAATTATTGAAAGATTGCAGCAAGGGGGTAAAAAATTAGTATTTTCCTCTTTGGCCCTTGTCGGTACTGTTGAAGAAGTGTCGGAGATGGAAGATATGGTCAGAACGGCCAAGGGCACCATCGAAGCTAATGATGTTAGTTTGGTGCGTCTTTTACAAGGAAAAGACCATCATCTTGGGCCTTTTGTTAATGTTTATAATGAAGGAGCCCTTGATTTTCTTATCCGGCTAGGGGCTAAAAAAATATGCCTTAATCCCGAACTTCCTGCTTCTGTTATTAAAGAATTGGCTGCACGAAGTAGTGTGCCTTTGGAAGTTATTGCTTTTGGGCGGTTTCCTATTTCCATTTCAGCCCGTTGCTTTGATGCGCGTGCTAAAGGACGCAGTAAGGATGACTGTCGGTTTGCTTGCCTTAACCATGTAGATGGTTTGACAATTCAGACATTAGACAAACAACCTTTTTTAACGGTTAATGGAATGCAAACATTAACCTATGGCTGTGGCAATTTATTGCATGCAATGCCTGATTTACAACAGGCGGGTATTCATGACTTCCGGCTTTCTCCGCAGTCTGGAGATATGGTGGCTACAGCCTCCTTATTCCGTCAACGCTTAAAGGGCGAAATTGATGGGGATACGGCTAGTGCCTTGTTAGCTGAACTGCATCCTGAAATGCCCGGGTTTTCTAATGGATTTCTTTATTCAAAACCTGGGCATCAATTTATTACAGATGGGCCCGTACTGAATCCGATGCCGCTTTAA
- a CDS encoding LTA synthase family protein, with protein MTNDLLFIAVTLFLSSILDRRTVPYHRRTLNGLVLQNTVVTAVFSFFLLLSGNAPLSMVITIALHAALVAISNTKYKMLGEPLIFSDFLVLISVARHPRFYLTALSSLTCWLLSTVTPILIIFFIILNKRQAMPHIRGLFLLCVDLFVLFLLLKIPPFKNLALTPDLEEDSKSLGLLATLFLYWQRWWNSPDPLPLKADNIEKKDVSLGQKPEIILVIQCESFMDPAELPTLKNRPPLPTLKKAREHAWQSGKLHVNGFGAYTMRTEYGVLFGRDDTDLGFRQFDPFMTAKREITYALSARLQAYSYDTLFVHPHDMRFYNRDDIMPLAGFSRLIGLDYFSPPQKGQRYVDDVTLGQKLINFMDSCQKPTFIYTVTMENHGPWDADGEATPEGLLHSYVHHAENSDRMLGDLIDYFAKAKKSAILVFFGDHRPSIPTISVPCKDRHTPYVFLCFNEKGIIIRPNHHEEDMTPADLYRMIYQYSKAMPEGRSTTADQPQSTKEAFKAASDSVRAHL; from the coding sequence GTGACAAATGATCTGCTGTTTATCGCAGTGACCCTTTTTTTAAGCTCGATCCTTGACCGTCGTACTGTTCCTTACCATCGACGGACTCTTAACGGTCTTGTTCTTCAGAATACTGTCGTTACAGCCGTTTTTAGCTTCTTCTTGCTTTTATCTGGCAATGCTCCGTTATCAATGGTGATAACAATTGCACTCCATGCAGCTTTGGTAGCTATATCAAATACCAAATATAAAATGCTGGGGGAGCCGCTGATATTTTCTGACTTTTTAGTTCTTATTTCTGTGGCACGCCATCCTCGTTTTTATTTGACCGCCTTATCATCCTTAACATGCTGGTTGCTATCCACAGTTACGCCTATTCTGATTATATTTTTTATAATCCTCAATAAAAGACAGGCTATGCCTCATATAAGAGGTCTTTTTCTTCTTTGTGTTGATCTCTTTGTTCTTTTTTTGTTACTAAAAATACCACCGTTTAAAAATTTAGCGTTAACGCCTGATTTGGAAGAAGATTCCAAAAGTCTCGGATTGCTAGCGACACTCTTTTTATATTGGCAGCGTTGGTGGAACAGCCCTGATCCTTTACCCTTGAAAGCCGATAATATAGAAAAAAAAGATGTCTCATTAGGTCAAAAACCAGAAATTATTCTGGTTATCCAATGTGAATCGTTCATGGATCCAGCTGAGTTGCCTACGCTTAAGAATCGCCCCCCCCTGCCGACACTAAAAAAAGCCCGTGAACACGCTTGGCAAAGTGGAAAACTTCATGTCAATGGTTTTGGCGCTTATACTATGCGGACAGAATATGGGGTATTATTTGGCCGCGATGATACGGATTTAGGATTTAGACAGTTCGATCCTTTTATGACGGCCAAACGCGAAATCACCTATGCTTTATCTGCCCGTTTGCAAGCTTATAGTTATGATACCCTTTTTGTTCACCCTCATGATATGCGCTTCTATAATCGTGATGATATCATGCCTTTGGCCGGTTTTTCCCGCTTAATAGGTCTGGATTATTTTTCACCGCCCCAAAAAGGACAACGTTATGTTGATGACGTTACTTTAGGGCAAAAATTGATAAACTTCATGGATTCATGCCAAAAACCCACTTTTATTTATACTGTCACTATGGAAAATCATGGACCATGGGATGCAGATGGTGAAGCGACCCCTGAAGGTTTGCTACATTCCTATGTACATCATGCCGAGAATAGTGATCGCATGCTAGGTGACTTAATTGATTATTTTGCTAAGGCTAAAAAATCAGCTATATTGGTGTTCTTCGGCGACCATCGTCCAAGCATTCCTACAATCAGTGTCCCTTGCAAAGACCGTCACACACCTTACGTCTTTTTATGTTTTAATGAAAAAGGCATCATCATACGCCCTAATCATCATGAAGAGGATATGACCCCTGCCGATTTATATCGAATGATCTATCAATATAGTAAAGCGATGCCTGAGGGTCGATCCACGACTGCAGATCAACCCCAATCGACAAAAGAAGCATTTAAAGCGGCATCGGATTCAGTACGGGCCCATCTGTAA